The DNA window ATACAACCATCATTATTTACTTCAATGTTGACTCCAAAAGAATACAGGTACAAAAGAATTATTTATGAGCTTTGTGTAATGGTAATACAACCACTAGAATAATCTTACAAAAGATAGTTCATCACCATCCTACAGTGTAGTCTACACAAAAAGAATGTGAAAATAAGCTATACACCCTTTTACAAAATTATGATCTTTGAAGGCTAACTTGTATCAAGCTGCTGCAAAGACGTGTGCTTGGGAAAGACGAACTACGTCTCGTTCCATGTAGCTTGAACTTTGGAAGATGGTCCCTCCACACAATCTGCAATAACATTCGTTAATCAAATTCTGATTTAGGTTGCCGTTCCAAATCGAACTGCTTTTTCTGCACATTTCACTAAATAACTGACTAATTGCAGTTCAAAGGTTTGTACCATGTTATGATCTGAAGGAAAGATGTCGATATTATTGGCAGAGAAGTGATTCATTTTCCTGAAGATATACTGGCTTCTACAAGTGTTGGCAGAAAATAATTTCATACTAGTGGTTTAAAGCATCAATATTCATAGGTTTATTTTCATGTATCCTTAACTACAATGCTCCATGTTCTTACCTGTTTATGAAAAATTAGTGTTTCATCAACGATGGCAATTCTGTTGATTTTACGTATCAGGCAGTGGAACTACTGCTTCAAAAGCTTCGACCAGCATTGCCACTCTTTTCTTCCGGGCTGGTGTTAGTTTAGTGACAATATGCTGAACTGCATAATCAAGCATCCACTGCTCCGCTTTCCTCCTCTCATCTATCATTTGATGCCTTAAATCAACTTTTTCAGGTTCTACATCTGATGGCAGCGGCAGCTGCTGTGGTGGTTTCAACTTCAGGTTCCtggctttttccattgccttgATTGATCTCTTCAGAAGTATTAGCTTTTTTAGCTTGCTCCAGTTCTTTGCCTTGGGTGGATCAGATTTGCTTTTCTCCAGAGACACTGCTATCCGGCAGTCTTCTTCAGTATTAGCATTATTGTTTGACCCTTTTCCTCCATCTAATGAAATGCCCTCTTCACTCCTGTCAATTTCTCTTGCATTTTGCTCTGTGAGACCAGTGGAACTTTGTTTAGCACCTTCACTACTATCTTTATCCGAAAGCTCCTTATCTGGAATAATCTCACTTGAAACTGAGTGTGTGTCAGAAGAATCATCCTGAATTTCTGGACTAAGGATCTCTTGAATAGCCTCTTTTACAAGTTTAAGCACTTGACTTCTGCTGAATTCAGCTCGGTGATAGCTTGCTACATCAATTTCATTGGCCATGCCGTGAATTCCTTTAGGAGTGCCTTTACGAGAGGCAGGAGTTTCAATGCCTGAAACCTTGCTTGCATCTTCtgcttcttcatcttcttcccCCAGCAGCTCGATACCAACCTTGTTGGCAACACTTGATACCACATGCTGACAAACTGAGTGCCACATGCTAAGATAGTTTTGTTTGTCCAACTGTGATTGACCTGCCTCATTCTCCGTGTAATTGCATGCAGAATCCAGTGGTGGAAACTTTGAAACAACTAGAGAGTTTGGCCTGATAGTTGTATAATTATGTAACCCCCGTGAATCTACATTTTCTGGCTCCGTGTTTGTACTGTTTTCTAGCTCAGGTGCTCTGAAACTGTCAGCAGTGTCCTCATCCGAAGCTGGTAAAATGTTCTCAGTTGCTATTGGCTTCCTACCAACATCGCAAGTTTCACTCTGGATTGAGTGAGACCGCTCACCTGCAAGACCACTTAAATCATCTTTCTTCTCATTCTTAATCTTGAATTCAAAACCACCAGCAAAATCTTCACTTTTCAAAGAAGAGAATTCTTCAACATTAATAACTCTCTGAGATTCATTCAGAGGCGCATCATTGGAAGAGGAGCTTTTGAGGTTGTCCGACTTCAAGTAGGTATCTGTAGAGATGTCTGCGGCATCAACCGCAGGCAACTGATGGTTATTTGTTTCAAAATGTTCCACATGATCTGAGCTGTTTCCAGAACCATCCCGTCTGGAAGTGGCATCATCCCGAGCCTGTAATTTTGCACCCTCCACATCAAATATAGATATGTATGTTTTATTTCGGAATTCTAAAACATGCATGCATATTCATCAGTATCATGTTGGAGCAGAGGATATATCACCTGAACAGTGCGCTCTTCTTGAGGGGGAACTACAGTTTCGAATGCTTTTACAAGCAGTGACACTTTCCTCTTCTGAGTTGGAGCGAGTTGACTGACCACCTGCTGCAGTGCATAGTCAAGCATCCACTCCTCTGTCCTTTTTTTATCATCAGCTGTCTGGCGCCTCAAAGAAATTTTTTCTGCTCCAGAGTCCGTCTCCAACTGCAGTTGCCACGGTTTTCTGAGGTTGAGTTTCCTCACCTTCTCCAACTCTTTGGTGAACCTTTGAAGAAGAATCCATTTTTTCAGATTACTCCAGTTGCTCGGTGATTTCTTATCTGATTTCTTCCCCGAATTTGCTTCTGATTTCTTTATCTCTTGTTGACTGGTGCTATCATCAACCTGATCTTGTGGTACTCGATCAGCTGGTATATTTTCACTGTCAGTGTGGTTCCGACTATGGCAGCCTTCATCAGGACCTGTACAAGTTGAGACTTAGATACAAGCAACCttaaagaagataaagaagGGATGTGCATGAAGGAAGGAGCAGAAGAAGAAGggggaaaagtgaaaagcataAAGACAAGAGAGATTAGTAGATACCTTGTTGATTTCTTTCTGAAAGTTCTTGGTCTTCAACAATATCACTTGTAACTGATTGATTTTCAGATAATTGGTCCTGAACTTCTGGAAGGAGAATCTTCTCAATTGCTTCCCGTACTAGCTTTACGGCATAAAGCTTGCGGATTTCAATGTCTTGATTCTCTTCGTCCTGATTGTAAGTGCGAACATCTGAATCAGAAAAGTCTGACCCAACATCAGAACTTTTCTTAGCAGTGTCCTTAtcagcttcttcaattttccttcccTCATCAGCACCCTGAAGTGGCCTGGTTCCACCATCTCCATCTAGACCGGATACATGTTTGTGAATCAGATGCCACATGCTCATCTTTCTCCCCTTGCCAATCTGGCCTTTGTGCACACCTGAAGAAACTGCTGGTTCAGAATCTATGGTTGAAACCTGTTCCTTACCTTCTGAATCTCCAGCTGGAGCAGATTTAGAGACAACTACCCTGGTTGGCTCCTGATTTCTGCTTGTTTCTTCATTTATCTTACTTGAAAATAAGTTCCGTGTGATATTGCAGGATGCATTATTTTCACTTGATTTGCTGTCTGAGTCACAATCACCGCTGATGCTGACCTGGTCATGTGGCATACCGGTATATTTTAATGGAGAGGTCCGAGAAAAATTATCATTATCACCATCAAGGGTGACATTATTAGGTTCTCTACCACACTTACTTGTGGTAGTTTCATGACCTTCTTCTGATACAACACCCAGAGCTAGATTATTCCATTTAtcctcctcttttctttcttggtaGCTTCCAGAACTCCTTTCCTTCAGTTCAAAATAGGTTTCTGGAACGTCTTCCTCCTGTGTGGAAGAATTTTGGAGTTTCTCAAGACTCTCCTGATTACCCTTTTCTGGATGTGATGTTCCATTAAGAGCTATCTCAATGAGGTTTGAATCTTCAACAGCCGCATTTGCTCCTTTCAAAAACTGAGCTCTTGGTTGTTTCTTAGCacctttcttcttttccccaGAACCCTTCTTTCCAGTACTTGGACTGGCACTCCTCTGTGGAATTGATGATTGGCTTTTTCTGCGTAAAAATGGCTTCTTTGGAATTGGAGGCTCAGGCTCATGGCAATGCCCATTTAAAGAGCAATGATGGTATGGACAAACTTTTACAAATGAAATCCTTTCCGATTCTGTTTGTCCTGGCTCAAGCTCCACATGCTCAGGGAACCTCGAGTCTTTTATCGTGGAAGAACACGTTGCTCTTTCTACACTCGAATCCTCCAAAATGTGAGAATGCTTCAGTGGAGTCCTCTTGGGTTTAAAACTGCTTTTCTTGAACAGAACCTTCACGGCCTTTTTGCTAGATGACCTTGTCAAAGTCTGCAAAGATTTCTGACCAGAAGAATTAGTCTTTAATGGTGTATAATGCGAACTTTTACTATGTTCACTGCTATCATAGCTAGATTCAGAATCATGGTGACTTGCTTGATATCTTGTTGCCTTCAAAGATAATGGTGATGCATCTGATACTTCTGAGGAACATTGATGTCGAGGGACTGCTGCATCATCAGACATGGTAATAGAGGGATATGCAACTCTGTCTGACCACCCACAGCCACAGGATGAAGAAACCACTGAATTCACATCATCATACTCGCTTCCTTCCTGCCCcaaaagaagaacaagaaagTGAGCAAATTAATCTTTTGAAATTCCCTTTTTCACCATTTATTGTATGCAATCTCCAGTCCAATTTGGAATCGTCCCTAATTTATTGATGCTTAGCAAATAAAGAAGATGATACCTAGCCCTAATTTAGTGAACACTGTTTTCTGTCATCAAAATCAAGGCTTTTAACCAAAGACTCTAAACCTCAAATTTTACACCTTTTTAGTATGATGTTTCCAACtagctgaaaaaaaaatatcaaggaGTAAGCAGGTGACCTTAACATAATTTGGTGATGAATCTGATAATGCAACTAGACTTGGTTGGCGCCGGCTTGAAGTCCCCCTGGATTCATCAACCGGGAGCCATTCGAATTGGGACCTTGATGATTTTGAAGATTGCCTCAAGTAAGATCTTCTTGCCAACCTGATTGACCTCTTCCTCCAGAGTTTCCTCTTGGGCTCAGTTCCTCCTCTGTTTCTGCTGTCAAGATTCTGAGAAAAGGTTGGTTCAGCAGCCATCAACCCCTCCCtgattaaagaaaaaaaaagctaatGTAAATCAACTTGGTTCTTCAACTATTTGTTTTTGTATATATGGGTATGGTTTGGATATACTCTATTTTTCAAGAATGAAGATGCAGGGAAGGTATGAATTGGTCATGAAATGGAGGCTGCACTTGTTTAATACTGAACAGAAATGGCAGCTGTAGTTGTCTGGAAGGCTAGAATGGTACTAGCAGTTTTTGCAATGAAATTTGCATTGATTAGAGGGGGGGAAAAGTCAGATTCTAGCAGATTGGATGTTGGCTTCTTAATTGATTGGCTTGTTTTCTTGTAACTTGTATTGAAATTTCACCTGTTTTTGCATATGAATGAGATTGAAAATTGAGTGCTGAGACTTTGACTTGTACAAACTATTTGTTCTTGACCTGGCCAGTGGTCGCCTTTATAGGTTGCAGCTGACTGCTGCTGACTTGACTCATTTATTAAGATGCCCTCAATTGAAAGATGTCATATGATGAGTAATTCTgtaattataaatttataatagtCTTTGGCTTTTAATATCAGCTCTTTTGGCAGTAAATAGATCCAATCTTAGAGTAGATCTGGTTTGCAAATTAATTGTTTGAAACCAGGCCTTTTGTTTTATTGTGCTTTTTAATGGTACAATCCAGGGGAAAGGGGTAATTCCAGAATGAATAATTGGGTTTTGTTTCCTGTTTAAATTCTGGTAATATCTGGTTTTGTCCTAGACGACCTTTGTTTAggtcatcattttttttttgttaaaaaaaattttacgttTTCgtgaatttattttttaattacctttttattggtgtcatttttctgcaaaaaaaaaattattacatttttgtgaatttatttttcaattacctttttaccttacatatatcaaatccctacaatttttttattaaaaaaaactccaaaaatagCAATATAAATGGGGTTTGACAAAACAGACTATGTACTCTATGCTCCAATCATAGTCTAATTGATTAATTAAAACATTTTGATATTTACAGTGACCTCCCCtgcaaataaaacaaaaggaCTCTAAATGAGGACTTTAAATTGGTTGGTGCACAAAGTCTTCTTAGTTAATATCAGAATTAAAAATCTTCTTAGTTAATATTAGAATCGAGTCTAGCAAATAAGGAAGAGCTGATGTCTCTGTCATACAAATTAAAATGTCTTCTTGATAATGTGTCGGTTCGTCCACCGTCAAAATATATACTATTAAGAAAGGCAGCATGCACTCCACAGTGAGTCTAGCATGCAGCAGCAGAGCAGCTGGAGTTCGACTCGAATTAAAATGCTTGTACTCAAATTTGAGTTCAATTCTAAATTCTAAGTTCGATCAAGTTTAATTCAATCAAATTCAATTGACTTAAGTAATAGATATTAACATTTTATagttttttaaacaaaaaaatacaatagaaaTCTTATACTAATAGATATAAAAAGGTTTAAACTTTTATATTTAAGACTCATTTAAACTTGACTAGTTCTCTATCCTTATACATATAGGCTTGAGTTTGAACTTGTTAAATTATTTGAAATGGCTGAGTTCGATCAATGCCAGTTCGAACTTGAGTTTCGACAAAGCAAACTTATGAACACCTCAATTAAATTCAATTGGTGTGTATCGTAAAGAGACAAGAGAAGTGGAAGGATTTTGAGAAAATCATTAACGTTTCTAGAAGAATATTGTTCATTAGGTAGAAATTATACAATGAAAAAAAGGCTTGTTTCACCTCATTTACTTTAGTCTTTACATGGTGTCGCTCAATTGGAACACATTTAATTGTCGAGACACACTATATGCACCATTTAACAACTTctttaaaataccaaatctcCAAAACATGTTGATTAAATCGATTGCTCTTTAGGCAAATCTGAGATTGATAAGTACTTAgacataaaaaaattttgaaattttatcacACGTCCTTGATTTTGTACCTACAATGCTTCAATTGATATAAAAGGGGTAAAAAAGGAcaatcatgattttttttttttatcgataCGATAGCTTCCTACACTATGGGGAGGGAGAAGACCTGAAGAGGTCCTGAGATTACCTGGAGGAGACTGAACCACCACCGGACCAAACGGGTGCACTACACACCCGTTTAGATTTTTTAAGCAATGACACGTTTAATTATAACAAATTGGTGGAAGGTAAAATTTGAATTCTTGCCATCCACCTCACCAAACTTTAATGCATTGGTGGTGGCCACCAGCCATTGGGCCGGTGGTTAAAAAAAGGACAATCATGATGCTAAGCAGCTAAAGGTTAATTTAACTGTAAAAGTTTCTGCATAGAAGCCAAGTAGATAACGTGTTGGCCTGCTAAAGTTTCATTTATGGTTTCTACTTTCTACTAAATATATGTTGGAACTTTCTCCGAAACTCCTAATGAGATTAGATAAAGATCGTTCTCACAATTTTTTAATACCCAGACTTACTCAAGAAAGTGGGCATAGGAGAAATAATAGACAACATCCATTGATACATATTAATAGTAGCATAATATTTTTAGCTTCAACAGCTTGGGATAAATACCATTTTAAACGGTTTGCTTGTTTTACAAGCACAAGCTAATGATGACAcattgtatttttaaaatgaattaCAATTTTCTAAACAATTCGACAAGTTTGTTTTAGACCAACGAGAATAGTTGtatgaattttgttttcttttttttttttaatagtgaCCATGTATACCCCAGTGGGTTGAATGTATTTCACatgtaaaaattatatatatatatatatgtatattgttagtgtaaaaaaaactaattttaatTATATGACACATACATAAATAATCTCCATTTAATTTTAGATTCATTTTTGTACTATTTAT is part of the Coffea eugenioides isolate CCC68of chromosome 6, Ceug_1.0, whole genome shotgun sequence genome and encodes:
- the LOC113775484 gene encoding calmodulin binding protein PICBP, whose product is MAAEPTFSQNLDSRNRGGTEPKRKLWRKRSIRLARRSYLRQSSKSSRSQFEWLPVDESRGTSSRRQPSLVALSDSSPNYVKEGSEYDDVNSVVSSSCGCGWSDRVAYPSITMSDDAAVPRHQCSSEVSDASPLSLKATRYQASHHDSESSYDSSEHSKSSHYTPLKTNSSGQKSLQTLTRSSSKKAVKVLFKKSSFKPKRTPLKHSHILEDSSVERATCSSTIKDSRFPEHVELEPGQTESERISFVKVCPYHHCSLNGHCHEPEPPIPKKPFLRRKSQSSIPQRSASPSTGKKGSGEKKKGAKKQPRAQFLKGANAAVEDSNLIEIALNGTSHPEKGNQESLEKLQNSSTQEEDVPETYFELKERSSGSYQERKEEDKWNNLALGVVSEEGHETTTSKCGREPNNVTLDGDNDNFSRTSPLKYTGMPHDQVSISGDCDSDSKSSENNASCNITRNLFSSKINEETSRNQEPTRVVVSKSAPAGDSEGKEQVSTIDSEPAVSSGVHKGQIGKGRKMSMWHLIHKHVSGLDGDGGTRPLQGADEGRKIEEADKDTAKKSSDVGSDFSDSDVRTYNQDEENQDIEIRKLYAVKLVREAIEKILLPEVQDQLSENQSVTSDIVEDQELSERNQQGPDEGCHSRNHTDSENIPADRVPQDQVDDSTSQQEIKKSEANSGKKSDKKSPSNWSNLKKWILLQRFTKELEKVRKLNLRKPWQLQLETDSGAEKISLRRQTADDKKRTEEWMLDYALQQVVSQLAPTQKRKVSLLVKAFETVVPPQEERTVQARDDATSRRDGSGNSSDHVEHFETNNHQLPAVDAADISTDTYLKSDNLKSSSSNDAPLNESQRVINVEEFSSLKSEDFAGGFEFKIKNEKKDDLSGLAGERSHSIQSETCDVGRKPIATENILPASDEDTADSFRAPELENSTNTEPENVDSRGLHNYTTIRPNSLVVSKFPPLDSACNYTENEAGQSQLDKQNYLSMWHSVCQHVVSSVANKVGIELLGEEDEEAEDASKVSGIETPASRKGTPKGIHGMANEIDVASYHRAEFSRSQVLKLVKEAIQEILSPEIQDDSSDTHSVSSEIIPDKELSDKDSSEGAKQSSTGLTEQNAREIDRSEEGISLDGGKGSNNNANTEEDCRIAVSLEKSKSDPPKAKNWSKLKKLILLKRSIKAMEKARNLKLKPPQQLPLPSDVEPEKVDLRHQMIDERRKAEQWMLDYAVQHIVTKLTPARKKRVAMLVEAFEAVVPLPDT